The following are encoded together in the Lathyrus oleraceus cultivar Zhongwan6 chromosome 3, CAAS_Psat_ZW6_1.0, whole genome shotgun sequence genome:
- the LOC127130443 gene encoding uncharacterized protein LOC127130443 yields MAGRNDAAMAAAMQAMAQAVQNLPNAGGDAGSRSLATFQRENPPVFKGKHDPDAALGWLKEIERIFRVMDCTPAQKVRYGTHMLAVEADDWWLETHERLTVAGEVITWDVFRREFMRKYYPEDVRGKKEIEFLELKQGNMSVTDYAAKFVELSKFYPHYTGAGAEFSKCIKISEEDNNAHYKIVSDRRGKQHQNRGKPYDAPVRKGKQGAAPAQRTSRGGAPAGIVCFKCGQAGHKSNVCTAEVKRCFRCGKTGHAIANCKHKEMICFNCGEEGHIGSQCQKPKKSQTGKVFALTGTQTSSEDRLIRGTCFINGTPLITIIDTGATHCFISANCARRLGLKLSALDGELIVETPAKGSITTSLVCLKCPLSIFDKDFYVDLVCLPLDGMDVILGMNWLEYNYVHINCHHKSVRFSTPEEEGVDLLPFRELRKLMKEGAQMFSLMATLSVESKAKIEELLVVKEFPEVFPDEIPSVPPEREVKFTIDLVPGTRPVSMAPYRMSASELYELKKQLEDLLEKKFIRPRRCAHAK; encoded by the exons atggctggaaggaatgacgctgcaatggctgccgcaatgcaagcgatggcacaagctgtgcagaacttgccaaatgctggtggagatgctggatcacgtagcttggcgacttttcaaagagagaatccgccggtgtttaaagggaagcatgatccagatgcagccttgggatggttgaaagagatcgagagaatcttccgtgttatggattgcactccagctcagaaggttcggtatggtactcacatgctagcagtcgaagctgatgactggtggctagagactcacgagaggttgaccgtggcaggtgaagtcattacttgggatgtattccgtagggaattcatgagaaagtattatccggaagatgtccgtggtaagaaagaaattgagttccttgagctgaagcaaggaaacatgtctgtcactgattatgctgcaaaatttgtggagttgtccaaattttatcctcattacactggtgctggtgctgaattttcaaagtgcatcaa gatatctgaagaagacaataatgctcattacaagattgtcagtgaccgcaggggcaagcaacatcaaaaccgtggcaagccgtatgatgctccagtgagaaaagggaaacaaggagctgctccggctcagaggactagtaggggaggtgctcctgctggtatagtttgcttcaaatgtggtcaggctggtcataagagtaatgtatgcactgctgaagtaaagaggtgttttcgctgtggtaagactggccatgcaatagctaattgcaagcacaaggaaatgatttgttttaattgtggcgaagaagggcatattggaagtcagtgtcagaagccaaagaaatctcaaactggaaaggtgttcgcattgaccggaactcaaacctccagtgaggacagacttatccgaggtacatgtttcataaatggtactcctttaattactattattgataccggtgctacacactgttttatttctgctaactgtgctcgaagactgggtttaaaattgtccgctttggatggtgaattgattgttgagaccccagctaagggatcaataactacttctttggtatgtttaaaatgtcctttgtcgatcttcgataaagatttctatgttgatttagtatgtttgccgttggatgggatggatgtaattcttggtatgaactggttagagtataattatgttcatataaattgtcatcataagtcggtgaggttttccactcctgaagaggaaggagttgacttattacctttcagagaattgcgaaaattgatgaaagagggagctcagatgttttctttgatggcgacgttgtcggttgagagtaaagctaagattgaggaactgttagtggtgaaagaattccctgaagtttttcctgatgaaattcctagtgtgccgccagagagggaagttaaatttactattgatctggtacctggtactaggcctgtttcgatggcaccgtatagaatgtcggcatctgaattgtatgaattaaagaagcaattggaagacttacttgagaagaagtttataagaccaag GAGGTGCGCTCATGCAAAATAA